A part of Pararhizobium sp. A13 genomic DNA contains:
- a CDS encoding spermidine/putrescine ABC transporter substrate-binding protein, whose amino-acid sequence MRKTFIAVSIALGAPFAASPGHAETLNLLIWESYIDQKILDRWTEKSGVAVNQTYYDSGDARDEVLSDPNSNIDLVVVGENGAELFGKRGILEPLTEKNVPSLKDYKPEWTSRCAGYAMPYLWGTMGIAYRSDMVKTVPTSWNDLMSPAPELKKHIAMYDDHNEAFIAPLVLLGKSINANDNETLKQAFEVMKKQAPFVLTYDYVITSIQNPDLGKDIYMAIAYSGDQHVLNDKAGTPGVWRYAVPEEGTFSWLDCMAVTTASPRKQLALQLLDFIASPQSAAANAEALTMPTASEAALKLIPAEMRSNTEIYPPAEILAKSQYQKELSVQSIQTRRRIISSMANFQ is encoded by the coding sequence ATGCGCAAGACGTTTATTGCCGTTTCCATCGCGCTTGGCGCGCCGTTCGCGGCTTCGCCCGGGCACGCGGAGACGCTCAACCTGTTGATCTGGGAATCTTATATCGACCAGAAGATCCTTGACCGCTGGACGGAGAAGTCCGGTGTTGCCGTCAACCAGACCTATTACGACAGCGGCGATGCGCGCGACGAAGTGCTGTCCGATCCCAACAGCAATATCGATCTTGTCGTCGTCGGCGAGAACGGCGCGGAACTCTTCGGAAAACGCGGTATTCTGGAGCCGCTGACGGAAAAGAACGTGCCTTCGCTGAAAGACTACAAACCCGAGTGGACCTCGCGCTGCGCCGGCTACGCCATGCCCTATCTGTGGGGCACGATGGGCATCGCCTATCGCTCCGACATGGTCAAGACGGTGCCCACCTCCTGGAACGACCTGATGTCGCCGGCGCCGGAGCTGAAAAAGCACATCGCCATGTATGACGACCACAACGAGGCGTTCATCGCGCCGCTGGTGCTGCTCGGCAAGTCGATCAACGCCAACGACAACGAGACGCTGAAGCAAGCCTTTGAGGTGATGAAGAAGCAGGCGCCCTTCGTGCTCACCTATGACTACGTCATCACCTCAATCCAGAATCCCGACCTCGGCAAGGACATCTACATGGCGATCGCCTATAGCGGCGACCAGCATGTGCTCAACGACAAGGCCGGAACACCCGGTGTCTGGCGTTACGCGGTACCCGAGGAAGGCACGTTCTCCTGGCTCGACTGCATGGCCGTGACCACAGCCTCGCCCCGCAAACAGCTCGCACTGCAACTTCTCGACTTCATCGCCTCGCCGCAGAGTGCTGCGGCCAACGCCGAGGCGCTGACCATGCCGACGGCAAGCGAAGCGGCGCTGAAGCTTATTCCGGCCGAGATGCGTTCGAACACGGAGATCTATCCGCCCGCGGAAATCCTGGCGAAGAGCCAGTATCAGAAGGAATTGTCCGTCCAGTCGATCCAGACCCGCCGGCGCATCATCAGCTCGATGGCAAATTTCCAGTGA
- a CDS encoding MFS transporter, which translates to MATVSSANGISAEKTAFSVIVAVSFCHMMNDIMQSLLTSLYPLLKANYALDFVQIGLLTFAFQVTASLLQPAVGVVTDRWPMPFSLPAAMLSTCAGLITLANAHHFYVLVAGACMIGIGSAIFHPEASRVARLASGGRHGLAQSLFQVGGNTGTAIGPLLAAFIVIPRGQESLSWFSVIALTGFMVLSGVSVWYARHRRSSAGRKAVSRTLPLPRSQVIWTLIILIILTATKNAYLASLSSYFTFFTIEKFGLGVQDAQLLLFLFLGASAAGVIFGGPIGDRFGARFVIWFSILGVIPFALILPYANLFWTAALVILIGFIFSSAFSAIVVFAQELVPGRVGLIAGMFFGFAFGFGGIGAAVLGVVADHKGISFVYTICSYLPLLGLLTILLPKLPRHR; encoded by the coding sequence ATGGCGACGGTATCATCGGCAAACGGCATCAGCGCGGAGAAGACGGCGTTTTCCGTCATCGTCGCTGTCAGCTTCTGCCACATGATGAACGACATCATGCAGTCGCTCCTAACCTCTCTCTATCCGCTGCTGAAGGCCAATTACGCCCTTGATTTCGTGCAGATCGGCCTTCTGACCTTCGCCTTTCAGGTTACCGCCTCGCTGCTGCAGCCCGCCGTCGGCGTCGTCACCGATCGCTGGCCGATGCCTTTCTCGCTGCCGGCTGCCATGCTTTCCACCTGCGCTGGACTGATCACGCTCGCCAATGCTCATCACTTCTATGTCCTTGTCGCAGGTGCCTGCATGATCGGCATCGGCTCTGCCATCTTTCACCCCGAGGCGTCGCGTGTCGCGCGGCTCGCCTCCGGCGGGCGACACGGCCTTGCCCAGTCGCTGTTTCAGGTGGGCGGCAACACCGGCACCGCGATCGGGCCGCTGCTCGCGGCCTTCATCGTCATTCCGCGTGGCCAGGAGAGCCTGAGCTGGTTCTCGGTCATTGCATTGACCGGCTTCATGGTCTTGTCCGGGGTCAGTGTCTGGTACGCGCGCCACCGCCGCAGTTCCGCAGGCCGCAAGGCCGTCAGCCGCACCCTACCCCTGCCGCGCAGCCAGGTTATCTGGACGCTGATCATCCTCATCATCCTGACGGCGACGAAGAATGCCTACCTTGCCAGCCTCTCCAGCTATTTCACCTTCTTCACCATCGAGAAGTTCGGTCTCGGCGTTCAGGACGCGCAGTTGCTGTTGTTCCTGTTCCTTGGCGCGTCGGCCGCCGGCGTGATCTTCGGCGGGCCGATCGGCGACCGTTTCGGCGCACGCTTCGTCATCTGGTTCTCGATCCTCGGCGTCATTCCCTTCGCGCTGATCCTGCCCTATGCCAACCTGTTCTGGACCGCGGCCTTGGTCATCCTGATCGGCTTCATCTTCTCCTCCGCGTTTTCCGCGATCGTGGTGTTCGCACAGGAACTGGTGCCGGGGCGCGTCGGGCTGATCGCCGGCATGTTCTTCGGCTTTGCCTTCGGCTTCGGCGGCATCGGCGCTGCCGTGCTCGGTGTGGTTGCGGATCACAAAGGCATATCGTTCGTTTACACGATCTGCTCATACTTGCCGCTGCTCGGCCTGCTCACGATCCTTCTGCCTAAGCTTCCCCGCCACCGGTAG
- a CDS encoding helix-turn-helix transcriptional regulator — MRVIDLTGQNSQSDDEHFASLSWIESAEEPVLALGRVYPAGFRGPPHSHTKTQLWCARGGVVLVSTAGGRWMIPPGHGLLIPAGLEHFSEMISEVHMHSIYVDPSVIGPHGPRVLEVTALASSLIEELVQSDEKPLPQRRKRLIMELLLDEIGQLPERPLGLPFPGDARLSRLCRHFLKSPAANAGIDDWARELGMSRRSFTRLFRAETGVSFVTWRQQACIFASLPRLAAGEPVTNVALDAGYENIAAFTTMFRRMLGSSPSTYLKSRAA, encoded by the coding sequence ATGCGCGTCATCGATCTCACCGGACAGAACAGCCAGAGCGACGACGAGCATTTCGCCAGCCTTTCCTGGATCGAAAGCGCCGAGGAGCCCGTCCTTGCACTCGGCCGAGTCTATCCCGCCGGCTTCCGCGGGCCGCCGCACAGCCACACCAAGACGCAACTCTGGTGCGCCCGCGGTGGTGTGGTGCTGGTCAGCACTGCCGGCGGTCGCTGGATGATACCGCCCGGTCACGGACTGCTCATTCCGGCGGGTCTCGAACATTTCAGCGAGATGATCAGCGAAGTGCACATGCATTCCATCTATGTCGATCCGTCGGTCATCGGCCCGCATGGTCCGCGTGTGCTTGAAGTCACGGCGCTGGCCAGCAGCCTGATCGAGGAATTGGTACAGTCTGACGAGAAACCGCTGCCGCAGCGGCGCAAACGATTGATCATGGAACTGCTGCTGGACGAGATTGGCCAGTTGCCGGAGCGGCCGCTCGGCCTGCCGTTTCCGGGCGATGCGCGACTGAGTCGTCTCTGCCGCCATTTCCTGAAGTCGCCGGCCGCCAATGCGGGCATAGACGACTGGGCGCGGGAACTGGGCATGAGCCGCCGCTCGTTTACCCGGCTGTTTCGTGCCGAGACCGGTGTCAGCTTCGTTACCTGGCGGCAGCAGGCGTGCATCTTCGCCTCGCTGCCGCGGCTGGCCGCCGGCGAGCCGGTGACGAACGTTGCGCTTGATGCCGGCTACGAAAACATTGCGGCCTTCACCACGATGTTTCGCCGCATGCTCGGCAGTTCGCCCAGCACCTATCTGAAATCACGCGCTGCCTGA
- a CDS encoding MipA/OmpV family protein — translation MSRRSAFVLSIGVFLGLSSAVQAQDGQYFWSGDWYLKIGATGFLGPKYDGGSDRLFQAAPLISLGRAGSTVRFSSRNDNPSFAFVDKGAFRAGVVGKLIFERDEDTSSKLEGLDPVRFGGELGGFAEVYPTDWLRIRAELRQGIRSHHGLVADVAADGFVDVSDNVRISAGPRLSAATSDYFDAYYGVSSSEAAKSGYSKYTPSGGLNSVGAGAAITWQATEKLETSAFAEYKRLMGPAADSSIVKEGGSRNQFLVGLSATYRFDFTLD, via the coding sequence TTGTCCCGCCGATCTGCCTTTGTCCTTTCCATTGGTGTTTTTCTTGGCCTCTCCTCTGCCGTCCAGGCGCAGGATGGCCAGTATTTCTGGTCGGGTGATTGGTATCTGAAAATCGGCGCCACGGGCTTCCTTGGGCCGAAATATGATGGCGGCTCCGATCGCCTGTTCCAGGCTGCACCGCTGATCTCGCTCGGGCGCGCCGGCAGCACGGTGCGGTTCTCCTCGCGCAACGACAACCCGTCCTTTGCCTTTGTTGACAAGGGCGCCTTCCGCGCCGGCGTCGTCGGCAAGCTGATCTTCGAGCGAGACGAGGATACCTCCTCCAAGCTCGAAGGCCTCGACCCCGTGCGCTTCGGCGGCGAACTCGGCGGTTTTGCGGAAGTCTATCCTACCGACTGGCTGCGCATCCGGGCCGAGCTTCGCCAGGGCATCCGCAGCCATCACGGCCTTGTCGCCGATGTCGCCGCCGATGGTTTCGTCGATGTCAGCGACAATGTCCGCATTTCCGCCGGCCCGCGCCTGTCGGCCGCCACGAGCGACTATTTCGATGCCTATTACGGCGTGAGCTCGTCGGAAGCCGCAAAGTCCGGCTATTCGAAATATACGCCGTCCGGCGGCCTGAATTCGGTCGGGGCCGGCGCGGCCATCACCTGGCAGGCGACCGAAAAGCTCGAGACCAGCGCCTTTGCCGAATACAAGCGGCTGATGGGCCCCGCCGCGGATTCAAGCATCGTCAAGGAAGGCGGCAGCCGCAACCAGTTTCTGGTCGGCCTTTCCGCCACCTACCGCTTCGATTTCACGCTGGATTGA
- the ubiA gene encoding 4-hydroxybenzoate octaprenyltransferase, translated as MSTSPADSGRVYDAPSNNWVYRVLPRPLWPYAQLARWDRPIGWQLLMWPCFWSVGLAANAAASIGTFSLGRFVFHLILFFIGAVAMRGAGCTYNDIIDHDIDMEVARTRSRPLPSGRVSRLQAKIFMVLQALAGLLVLLQFNGFSIFLGVFSLVFVAVYPFAKRFTDWPQFFLGLAFSWGALMGWSAEFGALGMAPIILYLGAIAWTVGYDTIYAYQDKEDDELIGVRSTARRFGEHPRPWLFGLYGLTVFLLFVSFAIAGTGLLAYVGLLVAAVMLFYQILVLDVHDATQCLTLFKFNGVVGLIVFTGLCAALLVRLL; from the coding sequence ATGAGCACCAGTCCAGCCGATTCCGGGCGTGTCTACGACGCCCCGTCCAACAATTGGGTCTACCGCGTCCTGCCGCGGCCGCTTTGGCCCTATGCGCAGCTTGCCCGCTGGGACCGGCCGATCGGCTGGCAGTTGCTGATGTGGCCCTGCTTCTGGTCAGTGGGCCTGGCGGCCAATGCGGCGGCTTCCATCGGCACATTCTCGCTTGGCCGTTTCGTCTTCCACCTGATCCTGTTCTTCATCGGCGCGGTCGCGATGCGCGGTGCCGGCTGTACCTATAACGATATCATCGATCACGACATCGACATGGAAGTGGCGCGCACCCGGTCGCGGCCGCTGCCGTCGGGCCGCGTCTCGCGGCTGCAGGCGAAGATCTTCATGGTGCTGCAGGCGCTCGCCGGCCTTCTCGTGCTCCTGCAGTTCAACGGCTTTTCGATCTTCCTCGGCGTCTTCTCGCTGGTCTTCGTCGCAGTTTATCCCTTTGCCAAGCGCTTTACCGACTGGCCGCAATTTTTCCTCGGCCTTGCCTTTTCCTGGGGCGCGCTGATGGGATGGTCGGCCGAGTTCGGCGCGTTGGGGATGGCGCCGATCATTCTTTATCTGGGTGCGATCGCCTGGACGGTCGGTTACGATACGATCTATGCCTATCAGGACAAGGAGGACGACGAGTTGATCGGGGTCCGTTCGACGGCGCGGCGCTTCGGCGAGCACCCACGCCCCTGGCTGTTCGGCCTCTACGGCCTGACGGTTTTTCTGCTGTTCGTCTCATTCGCTATCGCGGGAACGGGATTGCTGGCCTATGTCGGCCTGCTCGTCGCAGCGGTGATGCTGTTCTATCAGATACTCGTGCTGGACGTCCATGACGCGACGCAGTGCCTTACCCTGTTCAAGTTCAACGGCGTCGTCGGGTTGATCGTCTTTACGGGGCTTTGCGCCGCGCTGCTGGTGCGGTTGCTATAA
- a CDS encoding DUF6101 family protein — protein MLKTLSQPAWVETTLRLDPKRFPQQASYSLHGQSSNVTISLDERGAVLRKVLPSSGLPLSIALPARAFKGVAARAIDHGDGEVTVTLELHHDDPDLCIPLLVAHDLSDIAADWRAWSEAYRTPMLMVEADGVARPLEEHLGEVRTRDIKPRRRHSLFNDRRPRFLMRRSTGSLGVNMKIDGREIIARS, from the coding sequence ATGCTGAAGACACTTTCCCAACCGGCTTGGGTCGAAACCACGCTGCGACTGGATCCGAAACGCTTCCCTCAGCAGGCAAGCTACAGCTTGCACGGACAGTCAAGCAATGTCACCATCAGTCTGGATGAGCGCGGAGCGGTGTTGCGCAAGGTCCTGCCCTCGAGCGGACTGCCCCTCTCGATCGCGCTGCCGGCACGTGCCTTCAAGGGCGTTGCGGCCCGTGCGATAGACCATGGAGACGGAGAGGTGACCGTGACGCTGGAACTTCATCATGACGACCCGGATCTCTGCATCCCGCTACTCGTCGCGCATGACCTTTCCGACATCGCCGCGGATTGGCGCGCATGGTCGGAAGCCTACCGCACCCCGATGCTGATGGTGGAGGCCGACGGCGTTGCCCGGCCACTGGAAGAGCATCTCGGCGAAGTGCGCACCCGCGATATCAAGCCGCGCCGCCGCCATTCGCTTTTCAACGATCGCCGCCCGCGCTTCCTGATGCGCCGCTCCACCGGCAGTCTCGGCGTCAACATGAAGATCGACGGCCGGGAAATTATCGCCCGCAGCTGA
- a CDS encoding DUF1217 domain-containing protein yields the protein MVSTYLDYNLITRDMKTSIRRTSEQVQVARETEYYKANIGNVTSIDEFLDDYRLYSYAMKAHGLEDMTYAKAFMRKVMESDLSDESSYANVLTDERYRNFAQAFSFSQSTEVVQSDAQEDALIGLYNQSIANLNDAVTTDTNYFNAAIDTVTTADQLWQNEKLKNYVLTALGFDPDYMSYAHFKGVVSSDESDSSSYVNTAAAAYKQGYQDKIDAIEASASAADLADSTSTASQQIAQYQAVIDSAPDYTPLAAAFNFQSDGTLAAGDLPMTDTQKASVNEAYAFAQPRLSSSAALLNKEYYESTIGSVTSVDDILSNTRLFAYIRIAYGLPSSLLTSTMENILTSDLSDSTSYANTQGGEYNAAYKELAAAFNFQTDGTLASGDTAQTTEQIATTSAYWMTRYNDADDAADESLIESYKTLISVVADIDDLLADTKIMQLALTAVGLEDEGDTTRKLKKVLTSDLTDPKSYVYTLKDDRYVELAKAFNFDTDGTLGVPTMAQSETEILNTAKSYVVEKSRFGTEEEKTEATEESQYYSAEIGTIETRNDLLSNRRLVDFILVAAGLDPEEYTTDYVRQMFESDFSDPKSFINTEPDTTIFKEIVASYNFDSEGNLAKPAEGIQTARGLLETEDLYLNQTLEEQQGEDNAGVRLALYFRRMASGVTTAYDLLADSALLEVIQTTFSIPEEMSSADVDVQYDYINRVLDVEDLHDPEKLEKLLVRFTALYDVENNTDVSPAELIMSGSGGNGISADTLLSLTQLRTGGA from the coding sequence ATGGTTTCCACCTATCTCGATTACAACCTCATCACCCGCGACATGAAGACGAGCATTCGGCGCACTTCCGAGCAGGTGCAGGTTGCCCGCGAAACCGAGTATTACAAGGCCAATATCGGCAACGTCACCTCAATCGACGAGTTCCTCGACGACTACCGGCTCTATTCCTATGCGATGAAGGCGCACGGTCTGGAAGACATGACCTATGCCAAGGCCTTCATGCGCAAGGTCATGGAAAGCGACCTCAGCGACGAGAGCAGCTACGCCAACGTGCTGACTGACGAACGCTACCGCAATTTCGCGCAGGCCTTCAGTTTTTCGCAGTCGACGGAGGTGGTTCAAAGCGATGCACAGGAGGATGCTCTTATCGGCCTCTACAATCAGAGCATCGCCAACCTTAATGACGCAGTCACGACCGACACGAACTATTTTAACGCAGCGATCGACACGGTCACGACTGCCGACCAGCTCTGGCAGAACGAGAAACTTAAAAATTATGTCCTGACCGCGCTCGGCTTCGACCCGGACTATATGTCCTACGCGCATTTCAAGGGCGTCGTTAGCAGCGATGAAAGCGACTCGAGCAGTTATGTGAATACGGCAGCGGCGGCCTACAAACAGGGCTACCAGGACAAGATCGATGCCATAGAAGCGAGCGCCTCCGCCGCGGATCTGGCCGACAGTACCAGCACGGCGAGCCAGCAGATCGCGCAGTACCAGGCGGTGATCGACAGTGCGCCCGATTACACGCCGCTTGCCGCCGCCTTCAATTTCCAGAGCGATGGAACGCTCGCCGCCGGCGACCTGCCGATGACGGACACCCAGAAGGCGTCGGTCAACGAAGCCTATGCATTCGCGCAGCCGCGGCTTTCCTCGTCCGCTGCCCTGCTCAACAAGGAGTATTATGAATCAACGATCGGCAGCGTCACGTCTGTCGACGATATTCTGAGCAATACCCGGTTGTTCGCCTATATCCGTATCGCTTACGGCCTGCCGTCGAGTCTCCTGACGTCGACGATGGAGAACATCCTGACCAGCGATCTCAGCGATTCGACGAGCTATGCCAACACGCAAGGTGGCGAGTATAATGCCGCTTACAAGGAACTCGCCGCAGCATTCAACTTCCAGACGGACGGTACGCTTGCGTCAGGAGACACGGCGCAGACGACGGAGCAGATTGCAACCACGTCGGCTTACTGGATGACGCGCTACAATGACGCCGATGACGCCGCCGATGAAAGCCTGATCGAGTCTTACAAGACGCTGATCAGCGTTGTCGCTGATATCGACGATCTGCTTGCCGATACGAAGATCATGCAACTGGCGCTGACGGCTGTCGGCCTTGAAGATGAAGGCGATACGACGCGCAAGCTGAAGAAGGTGCTGACCAGCGACCTCACCGACCCGAAAAGCTATGTCTATACGCTGAAGGACGACCGCTACGTCGAACTGGCCAAGGCGTTCAACTTCGACACGGACGGGACGCTCGGCGTGCCGACGATGGCGCAGTCCGAAACCGAAATCCTCAACACCGCGAAGTCCTATGTCGTCGAAAAGAGCCGCTTCGGCACTGAGGAGGAGAAGACCGAGGCGACGGAGGAATCACAGTATTACAGTGCCGAGATCGGGACGATCGAAACTCGGAACGATCTTCTCTCAAACCGGCGCCTGGTCGATTTCATTCTCGTCGCCGCCGGGCTCGATCCGGAGGAGTATACGACGGACTATGTCCGGCAGATGTTCGAATCCGATTTCAGCGACCCCAAGAGCTTCATCAATACCGAGCCGGACACGACGATCTTCAAGGAAATCGTCGCCTCCTACAATTTCGACAGCGAAGGCAACCTGGCAAAGCCGGCCGAGGGGATTCAAACCGCGCGCGGCCTGCTCGAGACCGAGGATCTCTATCTCAACCAGACGCTGGAGGAACAACAGGGCGAGGACAATGCCGGCGTGCGCCTCGCGCTCTACTTCCGGCGCATGGCCTCTGGCGTCACCACGGCCTACGACCTTTTGGCCGATAGCGCGTTGCTGGAGGTCATCCAGACGACCTTCAGCATTCCGGAAGAAATGTCGAGCGCCGATGTGGATGTGCAGTACGACTACATCAACCGGGTTCTTGATGTCGAAGACCTGCACGATCCGGAAAAGTTGGAAAAGCTGCTCGTGCGCTTCACCGCGCTCTATGACGTCGAGAACAACACCGATGTCTCACCCGCAGAATTGATCATGTCGGGAAGCGGGGGCAACGGCATCAGCGCCGATACACTGCTCAGCCTCACCCAGCTTCGCACCGGCGGCGCTTGA
- a CDS encoding FAD-binding oxidoreductase: MMNTIPTANLIARFAAIVGDRNALTEQDDIAPYLIESRGLYKGDTPLVLKPASVDEVSQILKLASETGVAIVPQGGNTGHVAGQIPRTGAADIVLSLERLNRIRDIDPVGNVIVADAGCILADIQKAAEAHNRLFPLSLGSEGSCRIGGNLSTNAGGTAVLAYGNMRQLCLGLEVVLPTGEIWDGLRRLKKDNTGYDLRDLFIGAEGTLGVITGAVLKLLPQPLGHQVAFAGLKSVADALALFDKASSLCGPALTGFELMSRLGVEFTTKHIPGVRDPLDTVHAWYALIDISTSDSAETAERMMSELLEAEISRGLIENAVVAASEAQRKSLWHMRESMSPAQKPEGGSIKHDVSVPVSSIPAFMAEADAAVMAAIPGARICAFGHMGDGNIHYNISQPVGADRQAFLARWHEINAIVHGIVLNYNGSISAEHGIGQLKRDELAKVRSPVEIELMQRIKHAFDPAGIMNPDKVLKA, encoded by the coding sequence ATGATGAACACCATTCCGACCGCTAATCTCATCGCCCGCTTCGCCGCCATCGTCGGCGACCGCAACGCGCTGACCGAGCAGGACGACATCGCACCCTACCTTATCGAATCCCGTGGTCTCTACAAGGGCGACACGCCGCTGGTGCTGAAGCCCGCTAGCGTCGACGAGGTCTCTCAGATCCTCAAGCTCGCCAGCGAAACCGGCGTAGCGATCGTGCCGCAGGGTGGCAATACCGGGCACGTCGCCGGCCAGATCCCGCGCACCGGAGCGGCCGATATCGTTCTGTCGCTGGAGCGGCTGAACCGCATCCGCGACATCGACCCGGTCGGCAACGTGATCGTCGCCGACGCGGGCTGTATCCTTGCCGATATCCAGAAGGCGGCCGAAGCGCACAACCGGCTGTTTCCGCTGTCGCTCGGCTCGGAAGGCTCCTGCCGGATCGGCGGCAATCTCTCCACCAATGCCGGCGGCACCGCCGTGCTTGCCTACGGCAACATGCGGCAATTGTGCCTTGGCCTGGAGGTCGTTCTTCCGACCGGCGAGATCTGGGACGGGCTGCGGCGGTTGAAAAAGGACAATACCGGCTACGATCTTCGCGACCTGTTCATCGGCGCCGAGGGCACACTCGGCGTCATCACCGGCGCGGTGCTGAAACTCTTACCGCAACCGCTCGGCCATCAGGTGGCCTTTGCCGGCCTGAAAAGCGTTGCCGACGCGCTTGCGCTCTTCGACAAGGCATCGAGCCTCTGCGGCCCGGCCCTGACCGGCTTCGAACTGATGTCGCGGCTCGGCGTCGAGTTCACGACGAAACACATTCCCGGCGTTCGCGATCCCCTGGACACGGTGCATGCCTGGTATGCGCTTATCGACATCTCGACTTCGGATTCGGCAGAAACTGCCGAGCGGATGATGAGCGAACTGCTGGAGGCGGAGATTTCACGCGGTCTCATCGAAAATGCAGTGGTGGCTGCCAGCGAGGCCCAGCGCAAGAGCCTCTGGCACATGCGCGAAAGCATGTCGCCGGCGCAGAAGCCGGAGGGCGGCTCGATCAAGCACGATGTCTCGGTCCCGGTATCGAGCATCCCGGCCTTCATGGCGGAGGCGGATGCGGCCGTGATGGCGGCCATTCCCGGCGCCCGCATCTGCGCCTTCGGACACATGGGCGACGGCAATATCCATTACAACATCTCCCAGCCGGTCGGCGCCGACAGACAAGCCTTCCTCGCCCGCTGGCACGAGATCAACGCGATCGTGCATGGCATCGTGCTGAACTATAACGGCTCGATCTCGGCGGAACACGGCATCGGTCAGCTGAAGCGCGACGAACTGGCGAAGGTGCGTTCGCCGGTCGAGATCGAACTGATGCAGCGCATCAAGCACGCCTTCGATCCCGCCGGGATCATGAACCCCGACAAGGTGTTGAAAGCCTGA
- a CDS encoding L-threonylcarbamoyladenylate synthase yields MTLIIDTRTEPERALAVACETLAQGLPVAIPTETVYGLAADATNPDAISRIYEMKGRPRFNPLICHVADFDMARRYVDFDPISQKLAEAFWPGPLTLILPMKPASGVHPLASAGLDTLGIRMPEGFSRLVIKRYGKPLAAPSANTSGKISPTSAQHVEADLGGKLALILDAGPAEIGLESTIIKVDGDEIRLLRPGGLDVADVEKLTGKTVLRPETAGAAIEAPGMLASHYAPGAAVRLNAADVKPGEVLIRFGGKALPGEENATQVLDLSPSASLREAAANLFAYMKKADVSGAATIAFGPIPNEGLGEAIIDRIERAAAPRTA; encoded by the coding sequence ATGACCCTCATCATCGACACCAGGACCGAACCGGAGCGCGCGTTGGCGGTGGCTTGCGAAACGCTGGCCCAAGGCCTGCCGGTCGCGATCCCGACGGAGACGGTCTATGGCCTGGCGGCCGACGCGACAAACCCGGACGCGATCAGCCGCATCTACGAAATGAAGGGCCGCCCGCGCTTCAACCCGTTGATTTGCCATGTCGCCGACTTTGACATGGCGCGACGTTATGTCGATTTTGATCCGATCTCTCAAAAGCTCGCCGAGGCCTTCTGGCCGGGGCCGTTGACGCTGATCCTGCCGATGAAGCCGGCAAGCGGCGTTCATCCGCTTGCCTCCGCCGGCCTCGACACGCTCGGAATCCGCATGCCGGAAGGTTTTTCTCGATTGGTGATCAAACGCTACGGCAAGCCGCTGGCAGCCCCCAGCGCCAACACCTCCGGCAAGATCAGCCCCACCAGCGCCCAGCATGTCGAGGCCGATCTCGGCGGCAAGCTGGCGTTGATCCTCGATGCCGGGCCGGCCGAAATCGGCCTGGAATCGACGATCATCAAGGTCGACGGTGACGAAATCCGGCTGCTGCGGCCGGGCGGGCTCGATGTCGCCGATGTCGAGAAACTGACCGGCAAGACGGTCCTGCGGCCCGAAACCGCGGGCGCGGCGATCGAGGCGCCGGGCATGCTCGCCTCCCACTATGCGCCGGGCGCGGCGGTGCGGCTGAACGCGGCGGATGTGAAGCCGGGCGAGGTACTGATCCGGTTCGGCGGCAAAGCTCTGCCGGGAGAGGAAAATGCGACGCAGGTGCTCGATCTCAGCCCGTCCGCAAGCCTGCGCGAGGCGGCCGCCAATCTTTTTGCCTATATGAAAAAGGCCGATGTGTCCGGCGCCGCGACCATCGCATTCGGACCCATTCCGAATGAGGGGCTGGGCGAAGCGATCATCGACCGGATCGAACGCGCAGCGGCGCCAAGGACGGCATGA